Proteins encoded in a region of the Euzebya tangerina genome:
- a CDS encoding BlaI/MecI/CopY family transcriptional regulator yields MGKRNKHLQGLLGPLETDVMEMVWTLEEATVRDVHASLADRRDLAYTTIMTTMARLAAKGLLERDTTGLAHRYRPTISRDDYARSTVTSVVDWLVQAFPEPAMSYFVEKIDDSSDADVVATLRASIDAKRAEEDR; encoded by the coding sequence ATGGGCAAGCGGAACAAGCACCTGCAAGGTCTTCTCGGACCGCTCGAGACTGATGTCATGGAGATGGTGTGGACGCTGGAGGAGGCGACCGTCCGCGATGTGCACGCAAGCCTCGCCGATCGGCGTGACCTTGCCTACACCACCATCATGACCACGATGGCGCGGTTGGCGGCCAAGGGTCTGCTGGAACGTGACACCACCGGCCTGGCGCACCGCTACCGCCCGACCATCAGCCGGGATGACTACGCCCGCTCCACCGTCACGTCGGTTGTCGACTGGTTGGTCCAGGCCTTCCCCGAACCAGCCATGAGCTACTTCGTCGAGAAGATCGACGACAGCTCCGATGCGGACGTCGTCGCCACGCTGAGGGCCAGCATCGACGCCAAGCGGGCGGAAGAGGACCGGTAG